In a genomic window of Punica granatum isolate Tunisia-2019 chromosome 6, ASM765513v2, whole genome shotgun sequence:
- the LOC116210736 gene encoding protein ADP-ribosyltransferase PARP3 isoform X2 — protein MKVHETRSQAHAPMDEDNKVMTRKQKAEHRAHEAEQSQSPKKPKPEHDNGQANGKSAEEVAREFEDLRKATEENLSIDHMKETPEANGQDSSGSDGTVIAKCQDLLFYGPLDKCPVCNGPLEFTGRRFTCKGSYSEWATCTFTTTTPPRREEPIKLPSSVLNSPAAEFLKKYQDPGRRPCRDLGIADKSFLGMVISLSGRLSRTHQYWKSKIEKHGGKVSNSVIGVTCLVILPAERDRGGSSKVAEAVERGIPVVRETWLLDSIEKQEAQPMQAYDVLSDLAVEGRGIPWDKQDPSEEALESISAELKMFGKRSVYKDTRLKEQGGKIFEKDGLLYNCAFSLSDMGRGLNTYCIMQLITVPEGQLNLYYKRGKVGDDPNAEERLEEWEDEGNAVKEFARLFEEITGNEFEPWEREKKFQKKLLKFYPIDMDDGVDVRYGGLGIRQLGAAAAHSKLEPMVANFMKVLCSQEIYRYALMEMGYDSPDLPTGMLTNLHLQRCEELLEEFIEKVKSAKETGQKAEAIWSDYSQRWFTLMHSTRPFIFRDYQEIADHAAAPLESVRDITVASHLIGDLTGATIDDPLSDRYKKLGCKVSPVDKDSDDYKMIVNYLEKTYEPVKVGDISYGASVENIFAVESSAAPSYEEIKKLPNKVLLWCGTRSSNLLRHLQKGFLPAICSLPVPGYMFGKAIVCSDAAAEAARHGFTAVDRPEGFLVLAIASLGDEIMELKSPPESLEERKVGVKGLGRKKTDESEHFIWKDDVKVPCGRLVPSEHKDSPLEFNEYAVYDPKRTSIRFLVGVKYEEQGVVMEDEEYQGPEGGA, from the exons ATGAAG GTTCACGAGACGAGGTCTCAAGCTCACGCACCAATGGACGAGGACAACAAGGTGATGACTCGGAAGCAGAAGGCCGAGCACAGGGCCCATGAGGCAGAGCAGTCGCAGTCCCCTAagaagccgaagcccgagcaCGACAACGGCCAAGCCAATGGCAAGTCCGCCGAGGAAGTTGCCCGAGAGTTCGAGGACCTCCGTAAGGCCACGGAAGAGAACCTGTCTATTGACCATATGAAAGAGACCCCTGAAGCCAACGGCCAGGATTCCTCTGGCTCTGATGGAACCGTCATCGCAAAGTG TCAAGATTTGCTGTTCTACGGGCCTTTGGACAAATGCCCCGTATGCAACGGGCCTTTAGAGTTCACTGGAAGACGCTTCACGTGCAAGGGATCGTACAGCGAGTGGGCAACTTGCACATTCACCACCACCACGCCTCCTAGAAGGGAGGAACCCATCAAATTGCCAAGCTCAGTCCTGAACTCCCCTGCAGCTGAA TTTCTGAAGAAGTACCAGGACCCCGGACGTAGGCCCTGTAGGGACCTGGGTATTGCAGATAAATCTTTTCTGGGAATGGTTATATCCCTTTCAGGCCGGCTTTCTCGTACCCAT CAATACTGGAAGTCTAAGATTGAAAAGCACGGGGGCAAAGTCTCCAACTCCGTGATTGGGGTCACATGTCTGGTTATTTTGCCTGCTGAGCGGGACCGAGGCGGGTCATCTAAAGTTGCAGAAGCAGT AGAAAGAGGCATCCCCGTGGTACGGGAAACTTGGTTGCTTGACAGCATTGAGAAACAAGAGGCGCAACCTATGCAGGCTTATGATGTCCTGTCCGATCTCGCGGTGGAAGGTCGTGGCATTCCATGGGATAAGCAAGATCCCAGTGAGGAAGCTCTTGAATCGATCTCGGCAGAG CTGAAAATGTTTGGGAAGAGGTCGGTGTACAAGGACACGAGGCTAAAAGAACAGGGTGGGAAGATTTTTGAGAAAGACGGGCTATTGTACAATTGCGCATTTTCCCTCTCTGACATGGGGCGAGGACTCAACAC CTACTGCATAATGCAACTGATAACAGTTCCGGAAGGACAACTGAATCTCTACTACAAGAGAGGGAAAGTGGGGGATGACCCAAATGCAGAGGAGAGGCTTGAAGAGTGGGAAGATGAAGGGAATGCAGTGAAGGAGTTTGCTAGGCTCTTCGAGGAGATAACCGGCAACGAGTTTGAGCCATGGGAGAGGGAGAAGAAGTTTCAAAAGAAGTTGCTAAAATTTTATCCCATCGACATG GATGATGGTGTTGATGTGAGATATGGAGGGCTTGGTATTCGGCAGCTCGGAGCTGCAGCAGCACACAGCAAGCTTGAGCCAATGGTAGCAAATTTCATGAAAGTGCTGTGTAGCCAGGAAATCTACAG GTACGCCCTGATGGAGATGGGTTATGATTCTCCTGATCTTCCTACGGGAATGCTTACCAATCTTCACTTACAAAGAT GTGAAGAGTTGCTCGAAGAATTCATCGAGAAGGTGAAATCGGCAAAGGAGACTGGGCAGAAAGCAGAAGCCATTTGGTCTGACTATAGTCAGAGGTGGTTCACCTTGATGCACTCCACTAGGCCATTTATCTTCAGGGACTACCAAGAAATTGCGGATCATGCTGCTGCTCCACTGGAGTCTGTCCGGGACATCACCGTGGCATCCCATCTGATTGGTGACCTCACAGGGGCCACGATTGATGACCCTTTGTCCGATCGCTATAAGAAGTTGGGCTGCAAGGTTTCTCCAGTTGATAAAGATTCCGATGATTATAAGATGATTGTGAACTACTTGGAGAAGACGTATGAACCTGTCAAAGTCGGAGATATA AGCTATGGTGCGTCGGTGGAGAACATATTTGCTGTGGAGTCGAGTGCTGCCCCTTCTTATGAGGAGATAAAGAAGCTACCCAACAAGGTTCTTTTGTGGTGTG GCACTCGGAGCTCGAACTTGTTGAGGCATCTGCAGAAGGGATTCTTGCCTGCCATTTGCTCCCTTCCTGTACCAGGGTATATG TTTGGAAAGGCGATTGTATGCTCTGATGCTGCTGCTGAAGCTGCAAGGCATGGCTTCACAGCCGTCGACAGGCCAGAAGGCTTTCTGGTGCTTGCAATAGCATCGCTCGGAGACGAGATAATGGAGCTCAAGAGCCCACCTGAG tccttgGAGGAGAGGAAAGTCGGAGTAAAAGGGCTCGGGAGGAAGAAAACGGACGAGTCTGAACACTTCATCTGGAAGGATGATGTCAAAGTTCCCTGCGGTCGGCTAGTGCCCTCCGAGCACAAAGATAGCCCCCTCGAGTTCAACGAGTACGCAGTCTATGACCCAAAACGG ACCAGCATAAGGTTCTTGGTTGGAGTGAAGTACGAGGAGCAAGGTGTGGTGATGGAAGATGAGGAATACCAAGGCCCGGAAGGAGGAGCTTGA
- the LOC116210738 gene encoding zinc finger A20 and AN1 domain-containing stress-associated protein 3, whose protein sequence is MAEEHRFQAPRLCVNNCGFFGSPAMQDLCSKCYRDLQMKEQQSSSAMIALNQTLGSPATSSSSPSPMILTPPSDSVPSFTAREVAATEEAAVAPAAQPNRCSTCRRRVGLTGFKCRCGLTCCSSHRYPEEHACGFDFKGMGREQISKANPVIKAPKLDKI, encoded by the coding sequence ATGGCGGAAGAGCACCGGTTTCAGGCCCCGAGGCTTTGCGTCAACAACTGCGGCTTCTTCGGTAGCCCGGCGATGCAGGATCTCTGCTCCAAATGCTACCGGGATCTCCAGATGAAGGAGCAGCAATCCTCCAGCGCCATGATCGCCCTCAACCAGACCCTAGGCTCCCCAGCCACCTCATCATCATCTCCGTCTCCGATGATCTTAACGCCTCCCTCCGACTCGGTCCCTTCTTTTACAGCCCGCGAGGTGGCCGCGACAGAGGAAGCGGCGGTGGCTCCTGCCGCACAGCCGAATCGGTGCTCGACCTGCAGGCGGCGCGTGGGGCTGACAGGGTTCAAATGCCGGTGCGGCCTCACCTGCTGCAGCTCGCACAGGTACCCGGAGGAGCACGCCTGCGGCTTCGATTTCAAGGGGATGGGCAGGGAGCAGATATCCAAGGCCAACCCCGTCATCAAAGCTCCAAAACTCGACAAGATATGA
- the LOC116210736 gene encoding protein ADP-ribosyltransferase PARP3 isoform X1 produces the protein MKVHETRSQAHAPMDEDNKVMTRKQKAEHRAHEAEQSQSPKKPKPEHDNGQANGKSAEEVAREFEDLRKATEENLSIDHMKETPEANGQDSSGSDGTVIAKCQDLLFYGPLDKCPVCNGPLEFTGRRFTCKGSYSEWATCTFTTTTPPRREEPIKLPSSVLNSPAAEFLKKYQDPGRRPCRDLGIADKSFLGMVISLSGRLSRTHQYWKSKIEKHGGKVSNSVIGVTCLVILPAERDRGGSSKVAEAVERGIPVVRETWLLDSIEKQEAQPMQAYDVLSDLAVEGRGIPWDKQDPSEEALESISAELKMFGKRSVYKDTRLKEQGGKIFEKDGLLYNCAFSLSDMGRGLNTYCIMQLITVPEGQLNLYYKRGKVGDDPNAEERLEEWEDEGNAVKEFARLFEEITGNEFEPWEREKKFQKKLLKFYPIDMDDGVDVRYGGLGIRQLGAAAAHSKLEPMVANFMKVLCSQEIYRYALMEMGYDSPDLPTGMLTNLHLQRCEELLEEFIEKVKSAKETGQKAEAIWSDYSQRWFTLMHSTRPFIFRDYQEIADHAAAPLESVRDITVASHLIGDLTGATIDDPLSDRYKKLGCKVSPVDKDSDDYKMIVNYLEKTYEPVKVGDISYGASVENIFAVESSAAPSYEEIKKLPNKVLLWCGTRSSNLLRHLQKGFLPAICSLPVPGYMFGKAIVCSDAAAEAARHGFTAVDRPEGFLVLAIASLGDEIMELKSPPEDTKSLEERKVGVKGLGRKKTDESEHFIWKDDVKVPCGRLVPSEHKDSPLEFNEYAVYDPKRTSIRFLVGVKYEEQGVVMEDEEYQGPEGGA, from the exons ATGAAG GTTCACGAGACGAGGTCTCAAGCTCACGCACCAATGGACGAGGACAACAAGGTGATGACTCGGAAGCAGAAGGCCGAGCACAGGGCCCATGAGGCAGAGCAGTCGCAGTCCCCTAagaagccgaagcccgagcaCGACAACGGCCAAGCCAATGGCAAGTCCGCCGAGGAAGTTGCCCGAGAGTTCGAGGACCTCCGTAAGGCCACGGAAGAGAACCTGTCTATTGACCATATGAAAGAGACCCCTGAAGCCAACGGCCAGGATTCCTCTGGCTCTGATGGAACCGTCATCGCAAAGTG TCAAGATTTGCTGTTCTACGGGCCTTTGGACAAATGCCCCGTATGCAACGGGCCTTTAGAGTTCACTGGAAGACGCTTCACGTGCAAGGGATCGTACAGCGAGTGGGCAACTTGCACATTCACCACCACCACGCCTCCTAGAAGGGAGGAACCCATCAAATTGCCAAGCTCAGTCCTGAACTCCCCTGCAGCTGAA TTTCTGAAGAAGTACCAGGACCCCGGACGTAGGCCCTGTAGGGACCTGGGTATTGCAGATAAATCTTTTCTGGGAATGGTTATATCCCTTTCAGGCCGGCTTTCTCGTACCCAT CAATACTGGAAGTCTAAGATTGAAAAGCACGGGGGCAAAGTCTCCAACTCCGTGATTGGGGTCACATGTCTGGTTATTTTGCCTGCTGAGCGGGACCGAGGCGGGTCATCTAAAGTTGCAGAAGCAGT AGAAAGAGGCATCCCCGTGGTACGGGAAACTTGGTTGCTTGACAGCATTGAGAAACAAGAGGCGCAACCTATGCAGGCTTATGATGTCCTGTCCGATCTCGCGGTGGAAGGTCGTGGCATTCCATGGGATAAGCAAGATCCCAGTGAGGAAGCTCTTGAATCGATCTCGGCAGAG CTGAAAATGTTTGGGAAGAGGTCGGTGTACAAGGACACGAGGCTAAAAGAACAGGGTGGGAAGATTTTTGAGAAAGACGGGCTATTGTACAATTGCGCATTTTCCCTCTCTGACATGGGGCGAGGACTCAACAC CTACTGCATAATGCAACTGATAACAGTTCCGGAAGGACAACTGAATCTCTACTACAAGAGAGGGAAAGTGGGGGATGACCCAAATGCAGAGGAGAGGCTTGAAGAGTGGGAAGATGAAGGGAATGCAGTGAAGGAGTTTGCTAGGCTCTTCGAGGAGATAACCGGCAACGAGTTTGAGCCATGGGAGAGGGAGAAGAAGTTTCAAAAGAAGTTGCTAAAATTTTATCCCATCGACATG GATGATGGTGTTGATGTGAGATATGGAGGGCTTGGTATTCGGCAGCTCGGAGCTGCAGCAGCACACAGCAAGCTTGAGCCAATGGTAGCAAATTTCATGAAAGTGCTGTGTAGCCAGGAAATCTACAG GTACGCCCTGATGGAGATGGGTTATGATTCTCCTGATCTTCCTACGGGAATGCTTACCAATCTTCACTTACAAAGAT GTGAAGAGTTGCTCGAAGAATTCATCGAGAAGGTGAAATCGGCAAAGGAGACTGGGCAGAAAGCAGAAGCCATTTGGTCTGACTATAGTCAGAGGTGGTTCACCTTGATGCACTCCACTAGGCCATTTATCTTCAGGGACTACCAAGAAATTGCGGATCATGCTGCTGCTCCACTGGAGTCTGTCCGGGACATCACCGTGGCATCCCATCTGATTGGTGACCTCACAGGGGCCACGATTGATGACCCTTTGTCCGATCGCTATAAGAAGTTGGGCTGCAAGGTTTCTCCAGTTGATAAAGATTCCGATGATTATAAGATGATTGTGAACTACTTGGAGAAGACGTATGAACCTGTCAAAGTCGGAGATATA AGCTATGGTGCGTCGGTGGAGAACATATTTGCTGTGGAGTCGAGTGCTGCCCCTTCTTATGAGGAGATAAAGAAGCTACCCAACAAGGTTCTTTTGTGGTGTG GCACTCGGAGCTCGAACTTGTTGAGGCATCTGCAGAAGGGATTCTTGCCTGCCATTTGCTCCCTTCCTGTACCAGGGTATATG TTTGGAAAGGCGATTGTATGCTCTGATGCTGCTGCTGAAGCTGCAAGGCATGGCTTCACAGCCGTCGACAGGCCAGAAGGCTTTCTGGTGCTTGCAATAGCATCGCTCGGAGACGAGATAATGGAGCTCAAGAGCCCACCTGAG gacacgaagtccttgGAGGAGAGGAAAGTCGGAGTAAAAGGGCTCGGGAGGAAGAAAACGGACGAGTCTGAACACTTCATCTGGAAGGATGATGTCAAAGTTCCCTGCGGTCGGCTAGTGCCCTCCGAGCACAAAGATAGCCCCCTCGAGTTCAACGAGTACGCAGTCTATGACCCAAAACGG ACCAGCATAAGGTTCTTGGTTGGAGTGAAGTACGAGGAGCAAGGTGTGGTGATGGAAGATGAGGAATACCAAGGCCCGGAAGGAGGAGCTTGA
- the LOC116211667 gene encoding CEN-like protein 2, whose translation MAKIMSSTDPLVVGRVVGDVIDSFIPSVRMAVTFNPNRQVFNGHELFPSWVTSKPKVEVLGGDLRSSFTLVMIDPDAPGPSDPYLREHLHWIVTDIPGTTDATFGKEVVSYEMPRPNIGIHRFVFVLFKQKIRQAVKAPTSRNGFSTRKFAEEYDLGLPVAALFFNAQRETAARRR comes from the exons ATGGCGAAGATCATGTCGTCAACGGATCCACTGGTGGTGGGGCGGGTGGTAGGGGATGTGATAGATTCATTCATCCCGAGCGTGAGGATGGCGGTGACGTTCAACCCCAACCGGCAGGTCTTCAATGGCCATGAGCTCTTCCCTTCTTGGGTCACCTCCAAGCCTAAGGTTGAGGTTCTTGGTGGTGACTTGAGGTCCTCCTTCACCCTg GTCATGATAGATCCGGATGCTCCCGGTCCCAGCGACCCGTACCTTAGGGAGCACCTGCACTG GATCGTTACTGACATTCCGGGAACCACAGATGCTACATTCG GGAAAGAGGTGGTGTCTTACGAGATGCCGAGGCCAAACATCGGAATCCACAGGTTCGTGTTCGTTCTCTTCAAGCAGAAGATAAGGCAGGCAGTAAAGGCCCCAACTTCTCGAAATGGCTTCAGTACGAGGAAGTTCGCGGAGGAGTATGACCTGGGGCTTCCTGTGGCAGCTCTTTTCTTCAATGCACAGCGGGAAACCGCTGCAAGAAGACGCTAA